From Microbacterium invictum, the proteins below share one genomic window:
- a CDS encoding IclR family transcriptional regulator: MSSDVRGHGETLIASVQRALRLVDIVANAPRPVTAKSLAHVAGLTLGTTYNLVRTLLREGYLTAEPDGLVLGSRFLGVPEQSSGVFVARVRESLREVADGLGATAYLSRYDDGEVHLVDIVDAKSSPRVELWVGLHSSAHATALGKQILAELSQDERNDYLSRHVLEELTPYTISDRRLLLQQLEQPVGPVLDRQEYAIGFTCLAVPVRAPGVMASLAVSLPTHTVEGSPDELAARLRTIANRLSLRLGAEQLGDSSA; encoded by the coding sequence ATGAGCTCAGATGTGCGGGGGCACGGCGAGACGCTGATCGCCTCGGTTCAGCGCGCCCTGCGACTGGTCGACATCGTCGCCAACGCACCCCGACCGGTCACCGCGAAATCCCTCGCGCACGTGGCGGGCCTCACGCTCGGCACGACCTACAACCTCGTGCGCACGCTGCTGCGCGAGGGGTATCTCACCGCTGAGCCCGACGGACTCGTGCTCGGATCGCGGTTCCTCGGGGTGCCCGAGCAGAGCTCCGGGGTCTTCGTCGCGCGCGTGCGCGAGTCGCTGCGGGAGGTCGCCGACGGCCTGGGTGCGACCGCCTACCTCTCGCGCTACGACGACGGCGAGGTGCATCTCGTCGACATCGTCGATGCGAAGTCCAGCCCGCGGGTCGAGTTGTGGGTCGGGCTGCACTCGAGCGCGCATGCCACCGCGCTCGGCAAGCAGATCCTCGCCGAGCTGTCGCAGGACGAGCGCAACGACTACCTGTCGCGGCATGTCCTCGAAGAGCTCACGCCGTACACGATCAGCGACCGCCGGCTCTTGCTGCAGCAGCTCGAGCAGCCCGTCGGTCCCGTCCTCGACCGCCAGGAGTACGCCATCGGCTTCACCTGCCTGGCCGTGCCGGTCCGGGCGCCGGGGGTCATGGCATCCCTCGCCGTCTCCTTGCCGACCCACACGGTCGAAGGGAGCCCCGACGAGCTCGCCGCGCGGCTGCGCACGATCGCGAATCGCCTGTCGCTGCGACTCGGCGCCGAACAGCTCGGCGACTCGTCGGCGTAA
- the ligD gene encoding non-homologous end-joining DNA ligase, translating into MAKDDAVTLDVGDHEVRITHPGKIVFREVGLTKRDLIDYYLAVADGALRGAADRPMVLKRFVKGIDREAFFQKRVPENHPEFIQTATLEYASGTSAEETVIRDAAGLAWVVNLGCIDLNPHPVRARDLDHPDELRIDLDPMPGVDWAQIVDVAFIARDVLGDVGLAGWPKTSGSRGIHILVRLQPDWEYPDVRLAAQTLAREVETRAPGLATAHWWKEERGESVFVDFNQNAKDRTVASAYSVRPLPDARVSTPLGWDELRERRPEEFTVRTVPDRFASAGDPHAGMDDAAGSLDGLLALAAELGPAERAPRGDGSGRRRSTMPLIEIARAKTKDEALAGLERWKQRHPDVVDQLSPADVLVDGMRGSSSLWYRIRVNLQHVPAGERPSQEPLEVDYDPWAGRG; encoded by the coding sequence ATGGCGAAAGACGATGCGGTCACACTCGATGTCGGCGACCATGAGGTGCGCATCACGCACCCCGGCAAGATCGTCTTCCGCGAGGTCGGGTTGACCAAGCGCGATCTCATCGACTACTACCTCGCGGTCGCCGATGGTGCCCTGCGCGGCGCCGCCGACCGACCGATGGTGCTCAAGCGCTTCGTGAAGGGCATCGACCGGGAAGCCTTCTTCCAGAAGCGCGTGCCCGAGAACCACCCCGAATTCATCCAGACCGCGACGCTCGAGTACGCGTCGGGGACGAGCGCCGAAGAGACCGTGATCCGGGATGCCGCGGGCTTGGCCTGGGTCGTCAATCTCGGCTGCATCGATCTGAACCCGCATCCGGTGCGCGCGCGGGACCTGGACCATCCCGACGAGCTGCGCATCGACCTCGACCCCATGCCGGGGGTCGACTGGGCGCAGATCGTCGACGTCGCGTTCATCGCCCGGGATGTACTCGGCGACGTGGGGCTGGCCGGCTGGCCGAAGACGAGCGGGTCGCGCGGGATCCACATTCTCGTGCGGCTCCAGCCGGACTGGGAGTACCCGGACGTGCGGCTGGCTGCGCAGACGCTCGCGCGTGAGGTCGAGACCCGGGCGCCCGGGCTCGCGACCGCGCACTGGTGGAAGGAGGAGCGCGGCGAGAGCGTGTTCGTCGACTTCAATCAGAACGCGAAGGACCGGACGGTCGCATCCGCGTACTCGGTGCGGCCGCTGCCCGATGCGCGGGTGTCGACGCCCCTGGGGTGGGACGAGCTGCGTGAGCGCCGGCCCGAGGAGTTCACCGTGCGCACGGTGCCGGATCGGTTCGCGTCCGCGGGTGACCCGCACGCGGGGATGGATGACGCGGCAGGGTCTCTGGACGGGCTGCTCGCGCTCGCCGCCGAGCTGGGCCCGGCCGAGCGCGCACCGCGCGGCGACGGGTCGGGCAGACGACGGTCGACGATGCCGCTGATCGAGATCGCGCGGGCGAAGACGAAGGATGAGGCGCTGGCGGGACTGGAGCGGTGGAAACAGCGGCATCCGGATGTCGTGGACCAGCTCTCCCCCGCCGACGTCCTCGTCGACGGCATGCGCGGGTCGAGCTCGCTCTGGTACCGGATCCGCGTGAACCTGCAGCATGTGCCCGCGGGCGAGCGCCCGTCGCAGGAGCCGCTCGAGGTCGACTACGACCCGTGGGCGGGGCGCGGGTGA
- a CDS encoding FUSC family protein, which translates to MGESQGRFMTGLIRIAPHRGDHRVAIRAAVSIAVPLLILWAVGRVDLSVYASFGAFASLYGRYDRYADRIRMQIAAGVTMVVCMLIGTALSVVGTPAALRVVVVAVVAGLVALLAHAWRWHPPSSLFAVFSAGACASLPATVSSFLDVIIIGGASALFSIALTIAIAFARRGRSVLAPAPAPLPADRHAKGAALTIGIGALLAGIVGLLLIGDHWYWAMVAAVAALGGAHLQARLVRGSQRLVGTLLGVVIAAGLLALHLPPLATILVAVLCQVGAELYVNRNYGLAMLFITPLALLMVELAYPSDPITLLVDRTLDTLIGVVVGTAVAVVSAYVRGRQERPNA; encoded by the coding sequence ATGGGTGAGAGTCAGGGTCGGTTCATGACGGGCCTCATCCGCATCGCCCCGCACCGAGGCGACCACCGCGTCGCGATCCGGGCCGCGGTCTCGATCGCCGTGCCGCTGCTGATCCTCTGGGCTGTCGGGCGCGTCGACCTGAGCGTGTACGCCAGCTTCGGCGCGTTCGCCTCGCTGTACGGCCGCTACGACCGGTACGCCGATCGCATCCGCATGCAGATCGCGGCCGGCGTGACGATGGTCGTCTGCATGCTGATCGGCACAGCGCTGTCCGTCGTCGGCACCCCGGCCGCTCTGCGCGTCGTGGTCGTGGCGGTCGTCGCAGGGCTGGTAGCACTGCTCGCGCACGCCTGGCGCTGGCATCCACCGTCCTCGCTGTTCGCCGTCTTCTCCGCGGGTGCGTGCGCGAGCCTGCCGGCGACGGTCTCGTCCTTTCTCGACGTGATCATCATCGGGGGAGCCTCGGCACTGTTCAGCATCGCGCTCACGATCGCCATCGCCTTCGCCCGTCGCGGCCGGAGCGTGCTGGCCCCGGCGCCTGCTCCGCTGCCGGCCGACCGGCACGCGAAGGGGGCCGCGCTCACCATCGGCATCGGCGCGCTGCTCGCGGGCATCGTCGGGCTGCTGCTGATCGGCGACCACTGGTACTGGGCGATGGTCGCGGCCGTCGCGGCACTGGGCGGTGCGCACCTGCAGGCGCGGCTCGTGCGCGGGTCGCAGCGGCTGGTCGGCACCCTTCTGGGTGTGGTCATCGCCGCCGGACTGCTCGCGCTGCACCTGCCGCCGCTGGCGACGATCCTCGTCGCCGTGCTGTGTCAGGTCGGCGCGGAACTCTACGTGAACCGCAACTACGGGCTGGCGATGCTGTTCATCACCCCGCTGGCGCTGCTCATGGTCGAGCTGGCGTACCCGTCCGACCCGATCACGCTGCTCGTGGACCGGACGCTCGACACCCTGATCGGCGTCGTGGTGGGCACCGCGGTGGCGGTGGTCTCGGCCTACGTGCGCGGTCGCCAAGAGCGCCCGAACGCGTAG
- a CDS encoding ribonucleotide reductase stimulatory protein encodes MPKVPVYYYSSVSNLTGRFAEHLAAVDGRPVFNLADAMVRRREAGGPWVLLTPSYKAGNADEVTLPAPVRSFLRSPMNRRRLIGIIGSGNRNFGVYYQAAARQLAQLSGRPVLFEFELSGTPEDVERCVEILDRLDAAVAAG; translated from the coding sequence ATGCCGAAGGTGCCGGTGTACTACTACTCCTCTGTGTCGAACCTGACCGGACGATTCGCCGAGCACCTGGCCGCCGTCGACGGCCGCCCCGTGTTCAATCTCGCCGATGCGATGGTGCGCCGCCGCGAAGCCGGCGGGCCGTGGGTGCTGCTCACCCCGTCTTACAAGGCCGGCAATGCCGACGAGGTCACCCTGCCCGCGCCGGTGCGCAGCTTTCTGCGCTCGCCCATGAACCGGAGACGGCTGATCGGCATCATCGGGTCGGGCAACCGCAACTTCGGCGTGTACTACCAGGCCGCGGCACGCCAGCTCGCGCAGCTGTCCGGACGGCCGGTGCTGTTCGAGTTCGAGCTGTCCGGCACGCCCGAAGACGTCGAGCGGTGCGTGGAGATCCTCGACCGGCTCGACGCCGCCGTCGCCGCGGGATGA
- a CDS encoding TetR/AcrR family transcriptional regulator produces MSEQRRGAPRSEAARQAILAATAQLFAERGYEQLTIEGIAAEAGVGKQTIYRWWPTKSALVAECLLEGRLLPGQLTLPDTGDLRGDLVGWVEQIFALMDEPTGRGLVTSLVAAATANVEIGARLRDSLGGAESVTTRLTAGVAAGQLPADAPVVELSEALVGAVLLKALSGRAGQPGDAARLVDALVRA; encoded by the coding sequence ATGTCGGAACAGCGCCGCGGTGCGCCGCGCAGCGAGGCCGCGCGGCAGGCGATTCTCGCTGCGACCGCGCAGCTGTTCGCCGAGCGCGGGTATGAGCAGCTGACGATCGAGGGCATCGCCGCCGAGGCGGGTGTGGGCAAGCAGACGATCTACCGCTGGTGGCCCACCAAGAGTGCGCTGGTCGCGGAGTGCCTGCTCGAGGGGCGCCTGCTGCCCGGGCAGCTCACGCTGCCCGACACCGGCGATCTGCGCGGCGACCTCGTCGGCTGGGTGGAGCAGATCTTCGCGCTGATGGACGAGCCGACCGGGCGCGGACTGGTCACGTCGCTGGTCGCCGCGGCGACGGCGAACGTCGAGATCGGCGCACGGCTGCGTGACAGTCTCGGCGGCGCGGAGTCGGTGACCACGCGGCTGACCGCAGGCGTCGCGGCCGGGCAGCTGCCGGCCGATGCCCCCGTGGTCGAGCTGAGCGAGGCGCTCGTCGGCGCCGTGCTGCTCAAGGCGCTGAGCGGCAGGGCGGGCCAGCCCGGCGACGCCGCGCGCCTGGTCGACGCGCTCGTGCGCGCGTAG
- a CDS encoding type 1 glutamine amidotransferase domain-containing protein, giving the protein MATLTGKNVAFLATNGFEDSELTSPWSAVVDAGATATLVSPASGSIEGKKGHSQQVELAAADARADDFDALILPGGVVNGDHLRMDGDSIAFAKAFFEQHKPVGAICHAAWILVEAGVVDGRTMTSYPSLQTDLRNAGADWVDEEVVVDAGFVTSRNPDDLPAFNAKLVEEIAEGPHRDQTA; this is encoded by the coding sequence ATGGCGACTTTGACTGGAAAGAATGTGGCGTTCCTGGCGACGAACGGGTTCGAAGACAGCGAGCTGACCTCGCCCTGGTCTGCGGTGGTGGATGCCGGTGCCACGGCGACGCTGGTCTCGCCGGCGAGCGGATCGATCGAGGGCAAGAAGGGCCACTCCCAGCAGGTCGAGCTGGCCGCCGCAGATGCGCGGGCCGACGACTTCGACGCGCTGATCCTGCCCGGTGGGGTCGTCAACGGCGACCACCTGCGGATGGATGGCGACTCGATCGCGTTCGCCAAGGCGTTCTTCGAGCAGCACAAGCCCGTCGGGGCCATCTGCCACGCCGCGTGGATCCTCGTCGAGGCGGGCGTCGTCGACGGTCGTACGATGACCAGCTATCCGAGCCTGCAGACCGACCTCCGCAATGCCGGAGCCGACTGGGTCGACGAAGAGGTGGTGGTCGACGCGGGCTTCGTCACGAGCCGGAACCCCGACGATCTGCCGGCATTCAACGCGAAACTCGTCGAGGAGATCGCCGAGGGCCCGCATCGGGACCAGACGGCCTGA
- a CDS encoding GNAT family N-acetyltransferase produces MSEIRIREASPSRFADIEHSLTGGGDGASCMCQWWTLTNAEWNDTDADQRRELLRDEVDAGPPPGLIAYVDGEAAGWVRVAPRTAQGRIPRMRIIKGSNEPLDDDSVWAVTCFVVRREYRRQGLNAALLTAAVDFARQHGARVVEGYPFDLAVKKSSANSLFHGTLSTFVDAGFSEVARTAPHQPIVALALAET; encoded by the coding sequence ATGTCTGAGATCAGGATCCGCGAAGCCTCGCCGAGCCGCTTCGCCGATATCGAGCACTCCCTCACGGGCGGGGGCGACGGCGCCTCGTGCATGTGCCAATGGTGGACGCTCACGAACGCCGAGTGGAACGACACCGACGCCGACCAGCGTCGCGAGCTTCTCCGCGACGAAGTGGATGCCGGTCCCCCACCGGGGCTCATCGCGTACGTCGACGGCGAAGCGGCCGGCTGGGTGCGTGTGGCGCCCCGCACCGCTCAGGGCCGCATCCCGCGCATGCGCATCATCAAGGGCTCGAACGAGCCGCTCGATGACGACTCCGTCTGGGCGGTCACCTGCTTCGTCGTGCGGCGGGAGTACCGCCGGCAGGGGCTCAACGCGGCATTACTGACCGCCGCCGTCGACTTTGCGCGACAGCACGGCGCACGCGTCGTCGAGGGCTATCCGTTCGACCTCGCGGTGAAGAAGTCTTCGGCGAACTCGCTCTTCCACGGCACCCTGTCGACCTTCGTCGACGCCGGGTTCAGCGAAGTGGCACGCACCGCTCCCCACCAGCCGATCGTCGCCCTCGCACTCGCCGAGACCTGA
- a CDS encoding L,D-transpeptidase gives MSAHRRTPVAPWLITALSVLSVLGLVGAAALTHPGDTAPEAALADIEVRAPASTPPADGPEDVVPAATGPDADTGEYRIASLPRLDVWVVDHRLPVDDDPFGALSGLVAQPLDPGAPVFAEPGEDPFAYLPRNQTYGGTTVPVIERHTHWVKVLLPGRQGVPPSGDAGQAAGWFRTADVELRRNDSYVDVHLEDRTIDIVTAGGWERVANDFSWGKTSTPTPTGRTFIMLTKVEPRFAYTKGHPLVYLGVQSPAMAGFDGGEVAVTAFHYYKVRSGPNSFGCIYLDGPATDRLAQLPAGTPVVIHP, from the coding sequence GTGAGCGCGCACCGCCGGACTCCGGTCGCGCCGTGGCTGATCACGGCGCTGTCGGTGCTCAGCGTGCTTGGGCTGGTGGGAGCCGCCGCGCTGACCCACCCCGGCGACACCGCGCCGGAAGCGGCGCTCGCCGACATCGAGGTCCGGGCCCCGGCATCCACCCCGCCGGCCGACGGGCCGGAAGACGTCGTCCCCGCCGCAACGGGACCGGATGCCGACACCGGCGAGTACCGGATCGCGAGCCTGCCGCGGCTCGACGTCTGGGTGGTCGATCACCGGCTGCCCGTCGACGATGACCCGTTCGGGGCGCTCAGCGGCTTGGTCGCCCAGCCGCTCGATCCGGGCGCACCGGTGTTCGCCGAACCGGGCGAGGACCCTTTCGCGTATCTGCCGCGCAATCAGACGTACGGCGGGACGACCGTGCCGGTGATCGAGCGACACACGCACTGGGTGAAGGTGCTGCTGCCGGGGCGGCAGGGCGTGCCGCCGTCGGGGGATGCCGGTCAGGCGGCCGGCTGGTTCCGCACCGCCGATGTCGAGCTGCGTCGCAACGACTCGTACGTCGACGTGCACCTCGAGGACCGCACGATCGACATCGTGACCGCCGGCGGGTGGGAGCGTGTCGCGAACGACTTCTCGTGGGGCAAGACCTCCACGCCCACTCCCACGGGTCGCACGTTCATCATGCTCACCAAGGTCGAGCCGCGGTTCGCGTACACGAAGGGGCATCCGCTGGTCTACTTGGGCGTGCAGTCACCGGCGATGGCCGGGTTCGACGGGGGAGAGGTCGCTGTGACCGCGTTCCACTATTACAAGGTGCGGTCGGGCCCGAACTCGTTCGGGTGCATCTACCTCGACGGCCCCGCGACCGATCGGCTGGCGCAGCTGCCGGCCGGCACGCCGGTGGTGATCCACCCGTAG
- a CDS encoding group I intron-associated PD-(D/E)XK endonuclease, translated as MRSRADHLGLEYGHFAGQRRWNEEQLQSAVATETSWTEVVDALGLTGRSAVSIVKGHAARLELDVSHLTPIPADARPSPKLDLHRLGRAGALLAASWYTLSGHDVSWPLEPSRFDLIVHTVHGMRRVQVKTTTSRRSDKWQVYLSTTHGERTTYDPDEIDDFFIINADLECYLIPVEAVGGLHMIQLSAYEQYRVAGLVTISQTVPAATLT; from the coding sequence GTGCGGAGCCGCGCCGATCACCTCGGGCTCGAGTATGGGCACTTCGCAGGTCAGCGTCGGTGGAACGAGGAGCAGCTGCAGTCAGCTGTCGCCACGGAGACAAGTTGGACCGAAGTCGTCGATGCGTTGGGACTCACCGGGCGATCGGCCGTTTCCATTGTCAAAGGCCACGCCGCGCGCTTGGAGCTCGATGTGTCGCACCTGACCCCGATACCAGCAGATGCTCGTCCGTCGCCCAAGCTGGATCTTCACCGTCTCGGCCGTGCCGGCGCTCTGCTCGCGGCGTCCTGGTACACGCTGTCGGGCCACGACGTGTCCTGGCCGCTCGAGCCGAGCCGGTTCGATCTGATCGTCCACACCGTCCATGGCATGCGTCGGGTCCAGGTGAAGACGACGACGTCCCGAAGAAGCGACAAGTGGCAGGTGTATCTGTCGACCACGCATGGCGAACGCACGACCTATGACCCAGACGAGATCGACGACTTCTTCATCATCAACGCCGACCTCGAGTGCTATCTCATCCCGGTCGAAGCGGTCGGCGGCCTACACATGATTCAGCTGAGCGCATACGAGCAGTATCGCGTCGCTGGGCTTGTCACTATCTCTCAGACGGTGCCCGCAGCCACTCTGACGTGA
- a CDS encoding serine hydrolase domain-containing protein, with translation MRPAAIDDTVDTTIDAGAPLVIAGVTSPHETTYLRSAGVRTPGNADPATADTVIALYSVTKAFTATAALQCVEDGLIDLDAPARDYVPEIGDLEVLTALDEDGTAHTRPPVRDITPRMLLLHTSGLGYDMFDSRYAALSRRRVTSATPLRDSITTPLLHDPGDRWTYGTSMDWMGLVIAAVRGQRLEDVFRERIYAPCGMASTSFDVTPDMRARLATVHRRNREGEIVATRATPPDTPELDMGGQGLFSTVPDILALLRVWLGDGTAPGGQALRPETLEWAVRGRPGLEITPLPAAIPALTRPAEFFPGREKSWAYSFLVNDDDVPGRRRAGSLSWAGLGNVFYWIDRTSGVAAVWAAQLLPFFDPVAADGVDAFERAVYDGAR, from the coding sequence GTGAGGCCGGCAGCCATCGACGACACCGTCGACACGACCATCGACGCCGGCGCACCCCTCGTCATCGCGGGTGTGACCTCTCCCCACGAGACGACCTACCTGCGGTCCGCCGGGGTGCGCACGCCCGGCAATGCGGATCCCGCCACGGCCGACACCGTGATCGCCTTGTACTCGGTGACGAAGGCGTTCACCGCGACAGCGGCGCTGCAGTGCGTCGAAGACGGACTGATCGACCTCGACGCTCCCGCTCGCGACTACGTGCCCGAGATCGGCGACCTCGAGGTGCTCACCGCGCTCGACGAGGACGGCACCGCACACACCCGGCCCCCGGTGCGCGACATCACCCCGCGCATGCTGCTGCTGCACACCTCCGGGCTGGGCTACGACATGTTCGATAGTCGCTACGCCGCACTGTCCCGGCGACGGGTAACCTCGGCGACACCGCTGCGCGACTCGATCACGACGCCGCTGCTGCACGACCCCGGCGACCGCTGGACATACGGCACCTCGATGGACTGGATGGGCCTCGTGATCGCCGCGGTGCGCGGGCAACGGCTCGAGGACGTGTTCCGTGAGCGCATATATGCGCCGTGCGGAATGGCATCCACGTCTTTCGACGTGACACCCGACATGCGGGCACGTCTCGCCACCGTCCACCGGCGCAACCGCGAAGGTGAGATCGTCGCCACGCGTGCAACGCCGCCGGATACGCCCGAACTCGACATGGGCGGTCAGGGGCTGTTCTCGACCGTGCCCGACATACTCGCGCTGCTGCGCGTCTGGCTCGGCGACGGCACCGCGCCCGGCGGGCAGGCGCTGCGGCCCGAGACCCTGGAGTGGGCGGTGCGCGGCCGGCCCGGACTGGAGATCACGCCGTTGCCGGCGGCGATCCCGGCGCTGACCCGGCCGGCCGAGTTCTTTCCCGGCCGCGAGAAGTCGTGGGCCTACTCGTTCCTCGTGAACGACGACGACGTTCCCGGCCGGCGCCGCGCCGGGTCGCTGTCGTGGGCGGGTCTGGGCAACGTCTTCTACTGGATCGACCGCACCTCGGGCGTGGCCGCCGTCTGGGCGGCGCAGCTGCTGCCGTTCTTCGATCCGGTCGCGGCCGACGGCGTCGACGCGTTCGAACGCGCGGTGTATGACGGTGCCCGCTGA
- a CDS encoding aldo/keto reductase codes for MQQHPLGRTGRDVSVIGLGTWQLGADWGDVSEDAALDVLAASADAGVTLFDTADVYGDGRSETLIGRFLAARPGHGITVATKMGRRLEQEPENYTPDNFRAWTDRSRRNLGVDTLDLVQLHCPPSAVIDADGTYDALDDLVAAGSIAAYGVSVETCTQALAAIARPGVTNVQIILNPFRLKPLDEVLPAAVDAGVSIFARVPLASGLLSGKYTASTTFAADDHRTYNRHGEAFDQGETFSGVEFETGLQAVAELSDALPDGVNLPAAALAWAATRPGVTTVIPGARNVAQAAANAAAAETAAGVDLSGFEAAVVEVYDRLLRESIHPRW; via the coding sequence ATGCAGCAACACCCCCTCGGCCGCACCGGCCGCGATGTATCCGTCATCGGCCTCGGAACCTGGCAGCTCGGCGCCGACTGGGGCGACGTCTCCGAAGACGCGGCGCTCGACGTGCTCGCCGCGTCCGCCGACGCCGGCGTCACCCTGTTCGACACCGCCGACGTGTACGGCGACGGCCGCAGCGAGACGTTGATCGGCCGGTTCCTCGCCGCCCGCCCCGGCCACGGCATCACCGTGGCCACCAAGATGGGCCGGCGCCTGGAGCAGGAGCCCGAGAACTACACGCCCGACAACTTCCGCGCCTGGACCGACCGGTCGCGGCGCAACCTGGGGGTCGACACGCTCGACCTGGTGCAGCTGCACTGCCCGCCCAGCGCCGTCATCGACGCGGATGGCACCTACGACGCCCTCGACGACCTCGTCGCCGCGGGCAGCATCGCCGCCTACGGCGTCTCGGTCGAGACGTGCACCCAGGCGCTCGCCGCCATTGCGCGGCCGGGTGTGACGAACGTGCAGATCATCCTCAACCCGTTCCGGCTGAAGCCGCTCGACGAGGTGCTGCCGGCGGCCGTGGATGCCGGGGTCTCGATCTTCGCGCGGGTGCCCCTGGCATCAGGGCTGCTCAGCGGAAAGTACACGGCGTCGACGACGTTCGCGGCCGACGATCACCGCACCTACAACCGGCACGGCGAGGCGTTCGATCAGGGTGAGACGTTCTCGGGCGTGGAGTTCGAGACCGGCCTGCAGGCCGTCGCCGAGCTGAGCGACGCACTGCCGGACGGCGTGAACCTGCCCGCGGCGGCGCTGGCGTGGGCGGCGACGCGGCCGGGCGTGACGACCGTGATCCCCGGTGCCCGCAACGTCGCACAGGCTGCGGCCAACGCGGCTGCGGCCGAGACCGCTGCCGGGGTCGATCTGTCGGGGTTCGAGGCGGCCGTGGTCGAGGTCTACGACCGGCTGCTGCGCGAGAGCATCCACCCGCGCTGGTGA
- a CDS encoding acyl-CoA dehydrogenase family protein: MDSVSTHDVVNQSPPRTGLDEYGTHTALVEAVERHDAGWAHHRLHLTGQRVGTASFQRDAARANRHEPVLHTHDRYGHRIDEVEYDDAYHRIIGAAVADGAHTSAYVEPRPGASVARAATFMLYAQIEPGHACPISMTHSVVPVLQQHAEVGAAWLDRVYATSYDPALHSGKHSALFGMAMTEKQGGSDVRAGATAARPLGDGRYSLTGHKWFCSAPMSDAFLVLAQAPGGLSCFLVPRLTDEGERNGIRIQRLKDKLGNRANASSEVEYVDAVGRLLGDEGRGVRTIIDMVARTRLDCVYGSTAGMRQAVAEAAWHARHRAAFGRALIDQPAMTAVLADLQLETEAATVTAMRLARAHDEDASDTERAFRRLATAVSKYWICKRGPGHAYEALECLGGNGYTEEFPLAMRYREQPVMAVWEGSGNVIALDVLRAIAREPASLEAFDAEVSLARGADARLDAHLDRTRRMVADVAADVEPDAGARGLVTALALALQASLLVRFAPAAVADAFTATRLGDAASLGLYGALPGGVDAAAIAARI, from the coding sequence ATGGACAGCGTGAGCACCCACGACGTCGTGAACCAGTCCCCGCCCCGCACCGGCCTCGACGAGTACGGCACCCACACGGCGCTCGTCGAAGCCGTCGAGCGGCACGATGCGGGCTGGGCGCACCATCGGCTGCATCTGACCGGCCAGCGCGTCGGCACGGCATCCTTCCAGCGCGACGCGGCACGCGCGAACCGGCACGAGCCCGTCCTGCACACCCACGACCGGTACGGACACCGCATCGACGAGGTGGAGTACGACGACGCCTACCACCGGATCATCGGCGCCGCCGTCGCCGACGGGGCGCACACCTCGGCGTATGTCGAGCCGCGGCCGGGAGCGAGCGTCGCCCGCGCGGCGACCTTCATGCTCTACGCGCAGATCGAGCCCGGCCACGCGTGCCCGATCTCGATGACGCACTCCGTCGTCCCGGTGCTCCAGCAGCACGCCGAGGTCGGCGCCGCCTGGCTCGACCGCGTGTACGCCACCTCGTACGATCCGGCTCTGCACTCCGGCAAGCACAGCGCCCTGTTCGGCATGGCGATGACCGAGAAACAGGGCGGGTCGGACGTGCGCGCCGGCGCCACCGCCGCGCGTCCACTCGGCGACGGGCGATACAGCCTCACTGGGCACAAGTGGTTCTGCAGCGCCCCGATGTCCGACGCGTTCCTGGTGCTCGCCCAGGCGCCCGGCGGCCTCTCCTGCTTCCTCGTGCCGCGGCTGACCGATGAGGGCGAGCGCAACGGCATCCGCATCCAACGACTCAAGGACAAGCTCGGCAACCGGGCGAACGCCTCGAGCGAGGTCGAGTACGTGGATGCCGTGGGCCGGCTCCTCGGCGACGAAGGCCGCGGCGTGCGCACGATCATCGACATGGTCGCCCGCACTCGCCTCGACTGCGTGTACGGATCGACCGCCGGCATGCGGCAGGCCGTCGCCGAGGCCGCGTGGCACGCCCGGCACCGCGCCGCGTTCGGACGCGCGCTCATCGATCAGCCGGCGATGACGGCCGTGCTGGCCGATCTGCAACTCGAGACCGAGGCGGCCACCGTCACCGCGATGCGGCTGGCGCGGGCGCATGACGAGGACGCCTCGGACACCGAGCGCGCCTTCCGGCGCCTCGCCACCGCCGTGTCGAAGTACTGGATCTGCAAGCGCGGTCCCGGGCACGCCTACGAGGCACTCGAATGCTTGGGCGGCAACGGCTACACCGAGGAGTTCCCGCTCGCGATGCGCTACCGCGAGCAGCCGGTGATGGCGGTGTGGGAGGGCTCGGGAAACGTCATCGCCCTCGACGTGCTGCGCGCGATAGCCCGCGAGCCGGCGTCGCTCGAGGCGTTCGACGCCGAGGTGTCGCTCGCCCGCGGCGCAGATGCGCGCCTGGACGCCCACCTCGACCGGACCCGGCGAATGGTCGCGGACGTCGCGGCGGATGTGGAACCGGATGCCGGTGCCCGCGGCCTCGTCACCGCGCTCGCCCTCGCACTGCAGGCCTCACTGCTCGTACGTTTCGCGCCGGCCGCCGTCGCCGATGCGTTCACGGCGACGCGACTGGGCGACGCGGCATCCCTCGGTCTCTACGGCGCGCTCCCTGGTGGGGTGGATGCCGCGGCCATCGCCGCCCGCATCTGA